The genomic region GTATCGGTGGTAACGGAAGCGCCGGCCGCGGCGGTAGGTTTCGTGGCGGGCGGCAGTGAGTTCTTCGTGCCGCTGGAAGGTCAGATTGACCTCGGGGCCGAGAAGGAGCGCCTCGGCAAGGAGCTGGAATATGCTCAGGGCTTCCGAGACTCGGTGCTGAAAAAGCTGGCCAACGAGAAGTTCGTGGCCAACGCCAAGCCCGACCTGGTGGAGCGCGAGCGGCAGAAGCTGGCCGACACCGAAGCCAAAATCACGGCTCTGGAGCAAAGCCTGGCAGCACTGTAGCATAGGCTTCAGCCTATGCCGCCAACCATTTGCAGAAAGGCTCCGGCTATTTAGCCGGAGCCTTTTTGTTTGAGCTGACCGCAAACAGTCCTCGGTTGTCAAAAAAAAATCGGCGCCCAACCAACCTTGGCTACGGAAGTGCGTCAGTGGCTGCGTGTGCCAGTGAGACAGCTGGGAATTTGTTGAGCCCGGGCTGTCCAAGTTGGCTGCATCCTTGTTTTGAAGGCGCTGCCCGGTAGGGGTAGCCTGTTTTTATCTGTAAATACCCTGCGCCTGCACCGAGCCAACTGGCCGGTAGTGTGGCGCGATGACCGAATTCATGAAAAAATCTTTCCTCCTCCTGGTTCTCACCAGTGCCGGCCACTTGGTGTGGGCACAAATGCCGCAGGGCGCTCCGGCGGGTAGCCGTCCTGCCGGTGCCGGCCGTCCGGCCTCAGCCGGCCAGCCAGCGGGCCAGCCCGGTGCTCCGGCCGCGCAGGGCACTGGCCGCGTGACGGGTACCGTGACGGATGCCGCCACCAAGCAGGCTGTGCCTTACGCCACGGTGGTGCTGCTCAACCCGGCCGGTAAGGCTGTGGATGGCGCCTCGGCCGACGACAACGGTAAGTTCTCGATTCCGCGCGTGGCGGCGGGCACCTACACCGTGCAGATCAGCTTCATCGGCTACAAGAACGTGGAGCGCCCCGGCGTGGTGATTACCGAAGACGGCAACACCGTGGCGCTGGGCGCCATCACGCTGGAATCGGCGGCGCAGAAGCTGGGTGAAGTGGTAGTGGAAGGCCAACGCAGCCTGATTGAGGAAAAGGTGGACCGCACCGTCTACAACGCCGAGAAAGACGAAACCACCCGTGGGGGCGACGCCACCGACGTGCTCAAGCGCGTGCCCATGCTCTCCGTGGACCTCGACGGCAACGTGAGTCTGCGCGGTAGCTCCAACATCCGGGTGCTCATCAACAACCGCCCCAGCACTATCTCGGCCAACAGCATTGCCGACGCGCTGAAGCAGATTCCGGCTGACCAGATCAAGACCGTGGAGGTGATTACCTCGCCCTCGGCCAAGTACGACGCCGAAGGCTCGGGCGGCATTATCAACATCGTGACCAAGCAGAACAACCTTCAGGGTTTTACGCTTGATCTGCGCAGCAGCATCGGGTTGCGCAGCTCCGACCTGGGTCTGAACGCCTCGTACCGGGTGGGTAAGATGGGCTTCTCGCTGGGTGGCGGCGGCCGCGGCCAGTACAACACCCCTGGCAGCTTCCGCAACGTGCAGCGCACCTACGCCCTCACCGATGCACGCCCGCTCACCGGCACCACCACGCAGGAGGCCGATACACGCCAGCAGAACGTGTTCGGGCGCTACTCGCTGGGCTGGGACTACGACATCAACAAGTACAACTTCCTCTCGGCCTCCGTGCAGCTGGGTTTGCGCAACGGCAACAACTACCAGGACGGCCTGCTGCGCAATACCGTGCGCCCCGATATCAGCCAGCCCATCATCGACCGCCGCGACGTGCGGGTGCTGGACCGCTCCAACACGCTGGATGCCACCCTCAACTACACCCGCACCTTCGAGACGCCGCAGCGTGAGCTGAGCGTGCTGGGCCAGTACAGCCGCAACAACCGCACGAACGACTTCAGCAACGACGTGCTGGAGGGCCTGAGCGCCGGCGACCGGCTGCTCAACGAAAACGACAGCTACAACCAGGAAGTAACGCTGCAGGTCGATTACCAGACGCCGCTCAGCAAAACCCAGCTGCTGGAATTCGGGGCTAAAGACATCATGCGCAAGGTGAACAGCGACTACCAGTCGCTGCGCAACGGCCAGATCGACGAGCAGGTGGGCAACTCCAACGAGTTTACCTACGACCAGAACGTGGCCGCCGCCTACACCTCGTACACGGTCGGCTTCCTGAAGAACTACACGCTGAAGGCCGGTGCCCGCTACGAGTACACCACCATCAACGCCGACTTCCGTACGGCCGAAGCACCCAACATTCCGTCGTACAGCGTGGTGGTGCCCAGCGTGAACCTGTCGCGGAAGCTGGCCAGCGGCAACACGCTCAAGGCCGCCTACAACCGCCGGATTCAGCGCCCGTCGCTACAATTCCTCAACCCCAATCGGCAGGCAGCTAACCCGCTTAACGTGAGCCAGGGCAACCCGCTGTTGGAGCCGGAGAAAACCAACAACTACGAGCTGGGCTACAGCACGTTTATCAAGCAAACCTCGCTCACGTTCTCGGCTTTCGTGCGCAATACCACTGGCTCCATCCAGCCGGTGCGCGACGTGCAAGGCGACACCATCATCACCAACTACCAGAACATCGGGCAGGAAAACGCCTACGGTGGCAGCGTTTTTGCCAACGTCAACATCAATAACAAGCTCACCCTGAACGGCGGCACCGACTTCTATTACGCAGTGCTCGACAACAACCAGAGCAACAAGTTTTTTGCGGCCAGCAACGAGGGCTTCGTCATCAGCGGCCGCCTAAGCGGCACCTACAACTTCACGAAAGGGTGGGGGCTACAGGCGTTCAGCTTCTACCGCGGCCGGCAGGTGCAGCTGCAGGGCTATCAGGGCGGTTTTGGGGTCTATAGCCTCGGAGTGAAGAAAGACTTTGCCGAGAAAAAAGGCAGCATCGGCTTCGGGGCCGACAACTTCTTCGCGTCCAACATCAAAATCCGCAACGAAATCAGCTCCTACACGCTGGAGCAGAACAGCGAGAACATCCTGCGCCGCTCGGGCTTCCGCGTGAACGTGAGCTACCGCATTGGTAAGCTGAGCATGGCCCAGCCCAAGCGCAAGCGCTCCATCAACAACGACGACCTGAAAGACGGCGGCGACGGTGGTAACGGAGCCGGGGCCACGCCCGCCCAAGGGGCAAGCGGCGGCCGCCCCTAAGAACGGTGTGGTGCTACGAATCGTCCGAAGGGCTTCGTAGCACCACTACTTCCGTTGCTCCATCACCGTTGCAGGCGTCTTCGTTCAACGGGTTTGTGGTCCTACGAATTGCCCGAATGGTAATTCGTAGGACCACTATTTGCTTTGCGCCATCCATTGCAGGCGTCGTCGTTAAATGGGTTTAGTGGTCCTACGAAGCCCTTCGGGCAATTCGTAGGACCACACCGTTATTACCGCCTGCGGCCAGCCTTTGTATATTGGTCTGCTTACTTTAGCCTGCTCTCGTATGAAATACCTGCTACTCGCTGTGGCCGGCGCCCTAGCCCTGACCACGACAGCTTACGCCCAAACTTCGCCATCCATGCCCAAACCTCCCGTTGCGGCTCTCCAGCCCAAAGAACTCAAGTCGCCCTTCGGCACCCGTCTCGACAACTACTACTGGCTCAATGAGCGCGAAAACCCGGCCGTTATCAGCTACCTGAACGCCGAAAATGCCTACACCGAGCAGCAGATGGCCCCGGTGAAGGAGCTGGAGGAAAAGCTGTTTCAGGAAATCAAGGGCCGCATCAAGGAGCAGGATGAGTCGGTGCCGTACCGTGACAACGGGTACTACTACTACACCCGCTTCGAGGCCGGGGCCGAGTACCCGATTTACTGCCGCAAAAAGGGCAGCCTGGGCGCAAAGGAGGAAATTCTGCTCAATGCCAACGACCTAGGCAAGGGCAAGGACTACTACCAGATCGGCGGCTTCGAGGTGAGCGACGACAACCAGGTGCTGGCCTACTCCGAGGACGTGGTGAGCCGCCGCCTCTACACCCTGCGCTTCCGCAACCTGCAAACCGGCCAGCTCTACCCCGAGCAGATTCCGAACACCAGCGGCAACGCCGTGTGGGCCACCGACAACAAAACCGTCTTCTACACCCGCAAGGACCCCACCACGCTGCTGGACTACCAGCTCTACCGCCACACCCTGGGCACCGACCCCGCCAAGGACCAGCTGGTGTACGAGGAGAAGGACAATACCTTCCACATCGGGGTGCACCGCTCCAAGTCGCGGCAATACGTGTTCCTGACCATCGGCAGCACCATGTCGTCGGAGGTGCGGTACCTGGAGGCTGGCAAACCCACGGCGGCGCTGCAGGTATTCCTGCCCCGCGAGGCCGACCATCTGTACGAGGTGGAGCACTTCGGCCAGGACTTTTACGTGCTGTCCAACGCCGGCGCGCCCAACTTCCGCCTGCTGAAAACGCCGGTGAAGAACACCGCCAAAACGGCCTGGCAGGAGGTCATTGCCCACCGTCCCGACGTGTTCCTGGAAAACATGGAGCTGTTCAAGGACTATCTGGTGCTGGGCGAGCGGAAGGAAGGCCTGCTGCAGCTGCGCGTGATTCGGTGGAAGGACAAGCAGGAGCACTACCTCAACTTCGGCGAGCCCACCTACACGGCTGCCATCAGCATCAACCCTGAGTTTGATACGCCGGTGCTGCGCTACGGCTACTCCTCG from Hymenobacter canadensis harbors:
- a CDS encoding TonB-dependent receptor domain-containing protein, which produces MKKSFLLLVLTSAGHLVWAQMPQGAPAGSRPAGAGRPASAGQPAGQPGAPAAQGTGRVTGTVTDAATKQAVPYATVVLLNPAGKAVDGASADDNGKFSIPRVAAGTYTVQISFIGYKNVERPGVVITEDGNTVALGAITLESAAQKLGEVVVEGQRSLIEEKVDRTVYNAEKDETTRGGDATDVLKRVPMLSVDLDGNVSLRGSSNIRVLINNRPSTISANSIADALKQIPADQIKTVEVITSPSAKYDAEGSGGIINIVTKQNNLQGFTLDLRSSIGLRSSDLGLNASYRVGKMGFSLGGGGRGQYNTPGSFRNVQRTYALTDARPLTGTTTQEADTRQQNVFGRYSLGWDYDINKYNFLSASVQLGLRNGNNYQDGLLRNTVRPDISQPIIDRRDVRVLDRSNTLDATLNYTRTFETPQRELSVLGQYSRNNRTNDFSNDVLEGLSAGDRLLNENDSYNQEVTLQVDYQTPLSKTQLLEFGAKDIMRKVNSDYQSLRNGQIDEQVGNSNEFTYDQNVAAAYTSYTVGFLKNYTLKAGARYEYTTINADFRTAEAPNIPSYSVVVPSVNLSRKLASGNTLKAAYNRRIQRPSLQFLNPNRQAANPLNVSQGNPLLEPEKTNNYELGYSTFIKQTSLTFSAFVRNTTGSIQPVRDVQGDTIITNYQNIGQENAYGGSVFANVNINNKLTLNGGTDFYYAVLDNNQSNKFFAASNEGFVISGRLSGTYNFTKGWGLQAFSFYRGRQVQLQGYQGGFGVYSLGVKKDFAEKKGSIGFGADNFFASNIKIRNEISSYTLEQNSENILRRSGFRVNVSYRIGKLSMAQPKRKRSINNDDLKDGGDGGNGAGATPAQGASGGRP
- a CDS encoding S9 family peptidase is translated as MKYLLLAVAGALALTTTAYAQTSPSMPKPPVAALQPKELKSPFGTRLDNYYWLNERENPAVISYLNAENAYTEQQMAPVKELEEKLFQEIKGRIKEQDESVPYRDNGYYYYTRFEAGAEYPIYCRKKGSLGAKEEILLNANDLGKGKDYYQIGGFEVSDDNQVLAYSEDVVSRRLYTLRFRNLQTGQLYPEQIPNTSGNAVWATDNKTVFYTRKDPTTLLDYQLYRHTLGTDPAKDQLVYEEKDNTFHIGVHRSKSRQYVFLTIGSTMSSEVRYLEAGKPTAALQVFLPREADHLYEVEHFGQDFYVLSNAGAPNFRLLKTPVKNTAKTAWQEVIAHRPDVFLENMELFKDYLVLGERKEGLLQLRVIRWKDKQEHYLNFGEPTYTAAISINPEFDTPVLRYGYSSLTTPGSTFDYDMNARSKKLLKEQTVLGSFKKEDYVTERVYATATDGTKIPMSIVYKKGFKKDGSAPLLQYAYGSYGYSMDATFSSARLSLLDRGFAYVICHIRGGQEMGRQWYENGKKLRKKNTFTDFTDCSKFLIDQKFTSADKLFAMGGSAGGLLMGAVVNNHPEYYKGVVAAVPFVDVVTTMLDESIPLTTGEYDEWGNPNQKEFYDYMLSYSPYDQVKAQAYPNMLVTTGLHDSQVQYFEPAKWVAKLRTVKTDQNLLLLHTDMSAGHGGASGRFKSIHDTARQFAFMLLLLGVKV